GAGTCTTGGCCCCCGCTGATACCGAGCACGAACCCTGTCGCACCGGTGCTGCGCAGGTAGTCCTTGAGAAAGGTGACACGGCGCCGTACTTCGGCGGCCGGATCAATGGTGGATGAAACGTTGAGGTCCGCGATGATTCGCGCCTGAAGTTCTCGCATGTTTCAATCTACCAACCACGGTCTGCTCTTCGTGGGCCGCCAGCTTGGAACCCGCCTAGCGTTTGAGTTCCGGAAACTGGTCGTCACGCCATTCGTCGCGGAGTGTCGTCCCCTCGGCGGCTGCCGATTCCTCACGGAGCCGCAGTTCCACCCGGCGAATCTTGCCGGAGCTGGTTTTGGGGAGGTCGAAAAATTCCACCCGGCGCACGCGCATGTACGGCGGCAGGCTCAGCCGGGCGTGGCGCAGCACGGCGAGTGCGGTGTCCGCATTGTCGTCCCACCCGGCGGCGAGCGCGATGTAGGCCTTCGGTATGTTCAGGCGCGTGGCGTCGGGGGCCGGAACGACGGCGGCTTCGGCCACAGCCGGGTGCTCCAGAAGCACGCTCTCCACCTCAAACGGTGAAACCTTGAAGTCCGATGACTTGAACACGTCATCGGTGCGGCCAATGAACGTGAGGCACCCGTCGGCATCCCGCCGTGCCACATCACCCGTGTGAAAGAACCCGTCGCGAATCGCGTCGGCACTGCGCTCGATGTCGTCGTGATATCTGGCCATCAGGTTGACCGGCGTGTGCGCGAGGTCGAGGCAGATCTCGCCCTCGTCGGCCAGCGCACCGGTGATGGGGTCAAGCAGCACCAGCACGACTCCCGGCAAGGGCAGTCCCATGGAGCCGTGCTTCATGGTTGACCCGGGGCCGTGCCCCACAATGGCGGTGGTCTCCGTCTGACCGTAGCCATCTCGAATCGTGAGTCCCCACGAACGCTGCACCTGCTTGATGACCTCGGGGTTGAGGGGTTCACCGGCAGACAGCAGTTCACGCAGGCTCTGTGGCTTAGCGCCCAGGTCGGACTGAATCAGCATGCGCCACACCGTGGGCGGGGCACAGAAGGACGTTGCCCGGGCGCGATCCAGCTGGCCGAGGAGCGCCTTCGGATCAAACTTGACGTAGTTGTAGACGAAGACCGTGGCC
This sequence is a window from Cryobacterium sp. CG_9.6. Protein-coding genes within it:
- a CDS encoding AMP-binding protein, which produces MTHLTTGTASTSTTNYRVARDQLLGLRQDHDRAAEEFVWPDVGQAFNWATDWFDVIAQGNDKIALWIVEEDGSEQKISFADMSRRSDQVATWLRTQGVQHGDHVMLMLGNQVELWEAMLAIMKLGAVILPTSTVLGTADLADRVSRARVHHVLANVDDAPKFDEVAGDYTRICIGGAIPGWIAYSDADEVTPEKLSAVVASNDPSLIYFTSGTTNKPKMVLHTQTSYPVGHLTTMYWLGLRPDDVHLAISSPGWGKHAWSSFFSPWIAEATVFVYNYVKFDPKALLGQLDRARATSFCAPPTVWRMLIQSDLGAKPQSLRELLSAGEPLNPEVIKQVQRSWGLTIRDGYGQTETTAIVGHGPGSTMKHGSMGLPLPGVVLVLLDPITGALADEGEICLDLAHTPVNLMARYHDDIERSADAIRDGFFHTGDVARRDADGCLTFIGRTDDVFKSSDFKVSPFEVESVLLEHPAVAEAAVVPAPDATRLNIPKAYIALAAGWDDNADTALAVLRHARLSLPPYMRVRRVEFFDLPKTSSGKIRRVELRLREESAAAEGTTLRDEWRDDQFPELKR